One genomic segment of Microbacterium sp. BLY includes these proteins:
- a CDS encoding DUF1214 domain-containing protein, with protein sequence MSILVNVDNFALAETHRMMRDLQKEAGGVDRFLHNRTPAAIDRQTVIRLNRDTLYSFAVLDISAGASFTIPEHGDRYLSAMVVNEHHYVEAIFHEAGEHTLSVAQCGSPFVVLAVRILVDPADPADVAAVVALQDRIALRSGSATPFTMPDYDLASLDETRGALLALARNLRGFDRMFGSEDEVDPVRHLIGTAAGWGGLPSTEASYIGVDPRLPRGRYELTVGDVPVDGFWSISVYNADGFFEPNDRDAYTINDITGVRNDDGSITVRFGDHPEGVPNVLPITEGWNYLVRLYRPRAEVLDGTWTFPALQESA encoded by the coding sequence ATGAGCATCCTCGTCAACGTCGACAACTTCGCCCTCGCCGAGACCCACCGCATGATGCGCGACCTCCAGAAGGAGGCCGGGGGAGTTGATCGGTTCCTGCACAACAGGACCCCGGCGGCGATCGACCGGCAGACCGTGATCCGGTTGAACCGCGACACGCTGTACAGCTTCGCCGTGCTCGACATCAGCGCGGGGGCGTCGTTCACGATCCCCGAACACGGCGATCGCTATCTCTCGGCGATGGTCGTCAACGAACACCACTACGTGGAGGCGATCTTCCACGAGGCGGGCGAGCACACGCTGTCGGTCGCGCAGTGCGGCTCACCCTTCGTGGTCCTCGCCGTCCGCATCCTCGTGGACCCCGCCGACCCGGCGGACGTGGCCGCGGTCGTCGCGCTGCAGGACCGCATCGCGCTGCGGAGCGGGTCGGCGACGCCGTTCACCATGCCGGACTACGACCTCGCCAGTCTGGACGAGACGCGCGGCGCCCTGCTCGCGCTGGCCCGCAACCTGCGGGGCTTCGACCGCATGTTCGGCAGCGAGGACGAGGTCGACCCGGTGCGGCACCTCATCGGCACGGCCGCGGGCTGGGGCGGGCTGCCCTCCACGGAGGCGAGCTACATCGGCGTGGACCCCCGCCTGCCGCGCGGCCGGTACGAGCTGACCGTCGGCGACGTGCCCGTCGACGGGTTCTGGTCGATCTCGGTGTACAACGCGGACGGCTTCTTCGAACCGAACGATCGCGACGCGTACACGATCAACGACATCACCGGCGTGCGCAACGACGACGGTTCGATCACCGTCCGCTTCGGCGACCACCCGGAGGGCGTGCCGAACGTCCTGCCGATCACCGAGGGCTGGAACTACCTCGTGCGGCTCTACCGCCCCCGTGCCGAGGTGCTCGACGGGACCTGGACCTTCCCCGCGCTGCAGGAGTCGGCCTGA
- a CDS encoding epimerase: MSTDRVVIGGATGFMGRYLTARLREAGREVVTISRAGSDLSWGDQDGIDAAVDGASLVIGLAGKSVNCRYTPRNRAEIFRSRLDTTASLSHAIARAAAPPALWVNSSTATIYRHAEDRPMTESSGEIGTGFSVEVAKAWERALFAADLPGTRRVALRSAIVLGDGGVLEPLRNLARLGLGGPQYDGFWPVGRRRREAGTAHLPGARRGRQRFSWIHIEDVARIVEFLEETPSLDGPVNAAAPNPVDNVRFMATVRRALGAKIGPPMPRWMLELGAIGIRTETELVLKSRWVLPEKLTAAGFTFRHPDLEEAVRASFAAAGTTIPAPAA, encoded by the coding sequence ATGAGCACGGACCGGGTGGTCATCGGCGGGGCGACGGGTTTCATGGGGCGGTACCTCACCGCGCGCCTGCGGGAGGCCGGCCGCGAGGTCGTCACGATCTCCCGCGCCGGCAGTGACCTGTCGTGGGGCGACCAGGACGGCATCGACGCGGCCGTCGACGGCGCTTCCCTCGTGATCGGCCTCGCCGGCAAGAGCGTGAACTGCCGTTACACGCCCCGCAACCGCGCCGAGATCTTCCGCTCCCGTCTCGACACGACCGCGTCGCTGAGCCACGCGATCGCCCGCGCTGCGGCCCCGCCGGCCCTGTGGGTGAACTCCTCCACGGCCACGATCTACCGGCACGCCGAAGACCGCCCCATGACCGAGTCCTCCGGCGAGATCGGCACGGGCTTCTCGGTGGAGGTGGCCAAGGCCTGGGAACGCGCGCTCTTCGCCGCCGACCTCCCCGGCACCCGCCGTGTGGCCCTGCGCAGCGCCATCGTCCTCGGCGACGGCGGTGTGCTCGAGCCCCTCCGGAACCTCGCCCGGCTCGGCCTCGGCGGCCCGCAGTACGACGGGTTCTGGCCGGTCGGCCGTCGCCGCCGCGAGGCCGGAACCGCGCATCTGCCGGGGGCGCGCCGCGGGCGCCAGCGCTTCAGCTGGATCCACATCGAGGACGTGGCCCGCATCGTCGAATTCCTCGAGGAGACGCCGTCCCTGGACGGCCCGGTGAATGCGGCCGCACCGAATCCCGTCGACAACGTCCGGTTCATGGCCACGGTGCGCCGCGCGCTCGGGGCGAAGATCGGACCGCCGATGCCGCGCTGGATGCTCGAGCTCGGCGCCATCGGCATCCGCACCGAGACCGAGCTCGTGCTGAAGAGCCGTTGGGTGCTCCCGGAGAAGCTCACCGCGGCGGGCTTCACCTTCCGCCACCCCGACTTGGAGGAGGCCGTCCGCGCGTCCTTCGCCGCCGCCGGCACGACCATCCCCGCGCCCGCGGCCTGA
- a CDS encoding DUF4166 domain-containing protein — protein MLWPLLRLLEQRGVIAARWERDVPFRIENRTIASRAIAERTFRFADGPWVMRDAVAPSRHGRVIDELGEPGLIVACFDVETRAGALHLTSRAVGIRVGRGRLRVPRAVAPVVRLVERWDDETGRQRVRLTVDAPLLGRLYEYRGDFSYSLEPDRKEDSA, from the coding sequence GTGCTGTGGCCGCTCTTGCGCCTGCTCGAGCAGCGCGGGGTGATCGCCGCCCGCTGGGAACGCGACGTCCCCTTCCGCATCGAGAACCGCACCATCGCCTCCCGCGCGATCGCCGAGCGCACGTTCCGGTTCGCGGACGGGCCGTGGGTCATGCGCGACGCCGTCGCCCCGTCGCGGCACGGGCGGGTCATCGACGAGCTGGGCGAGCCCGGTCTGATCGTGGCGTGCTTCGATGTGGAGACCCGTGCCGGCGCCCTGCACCTGACGAGCCGGGCGGTGGGCATCCGCGTCGGTCGCGGACGGCTCCGCGTGCCCCGGGCGGTGGCCCCGGTCGTCCGGCTCGTCGAGCGCTGGGACGACGAGACCGGGCGTCAGCGGGTGCGGCTGACCGTCGATGCGCCGCTGCTCGGCCGGCTCTACGAGTACCGCGGCGACTTCTCCTACAGTCTCGAACCCGATCGGAAGGAAGACAGCGCATGA
- a CDS encoding TetR/AcrR family transcriptional regulator, translating into MPAAPAEDSARARPRGAYAKGIARRQEILDRAIEVFAARGADRTSLRAIAKEVGVTHAALTHYFGSLEELLVAVYEESNAPGRRPEPEPANPVEGMIRSARANREVPGLVQLYSTLVASALEEGHPAARTFATDRFARLRADIAETVRAQQAEGRLRSDVDPAAVAALVVAASDGLQTQWLLDDAAPQHEALALLDRLLRPADDAGRDGGAEG; encoded by the coding sequence ATGCCCGCCGCTCCCGCCGAGGACTCCGCCCGCGCCCGCCCCCGGGGCGCCTACGCCAAGGGCATCGCCCGTCGACAGGAGATCCTGGACCGCGCGATCGAGGTGTTCGCCGCCCGCGGCGCCGACCGCACGAGCCTCCGTGCGATCGCGAAGGAGGTCGGCGTGACGCATGCCGCTCTCACCCACTACTTCGGGTCGCTGGAAGAGCTCCTGGTGGCGGTCTACGAGGAGAGCAACGCACCCGGCCGCCGGCCCGAGCCGGAGCCGGCGAACCCCGTCGAGGGGATGATCCGCTCGGCGCGGGCGAACCGCGAGGTCCCCGGCCTGGTGCAGCTGTACTCGACCCTCGTCGCCAGCGCACTGGAGGAGGGCCATCCCGCGGCGCGCACCTTCGCGACCGACCGCTTCGCGCGCCTGCGGGCCGACATCGCCGAGACGGTCCGGGCCCAGCAGGCCGAGGGACGCCTGCGCTCCGACGTCGACCCGGCCGCGGTCGCCGCACTCGTCGTCGCCGCGTCGGACGGGCTCCAGACGCAGTGGCTCCTGGACGACGCCGCCCCGCAGCACGAGGCGCTGGCTCTCCTCGATCGCCTGCTCCGCCCGGCCGACGACGCGGGCCGCGACGGCGGAGCCGAGGGCTAG
- a CDS encoding sugar phosphate isomerase/epimerase codes for MTIQTSLQLFTIRERLEADLDGTLAEVAARGFTAVEPYDFVRRAETMAAAVSSAGLTAPTGHAFLASPTFVRPDGSGTTAPVPPPAAVFAAAAALGMHTVIDPYTEPARWESVDGIAEIAQLLNEAAAIGADAGMRVGYHNHAHELEAVFDGVTGLEILAERLDERVVLEVDLYWVARGGVDPVALLERLGTRVIAVHAKDGTLDPALLDAYPPADQVPAGDGVVPLREAIAAAPALELAIVEFDHYDGDLFDAITRSRVFLDAEVAR; via the coding sequence ATGACGATCCAGACCTCCCTGCAGCTGTTCACGATCCGCGAGCGGCTGGAGGCCGACCTCGACGGCACCCTCGCGGAGGTGGCGGCGCGTGGATTCACCGCCGTCGAGCCCTACGACTTCGTGCGTCGTGCCGAGACGATGGCGGCCGCGGTGTCCTCCGCGGGGCTCACGGCGCCGACGGGCCACGCGTTCCTCGCATCCCCGACGTTCGTCCGCCCCGACGGCTCGGGGACCACGGCGCCGGTCCCGCCGCCCGCCGCGGTGTTCGCGGCTGCGGCGGCGCTCGGCATGCACACGGTGATCGATCCCTACACCGAGCCGGCGCGCTGGGAGTCGGTCGACGGAATCGCGGAGATCGCCCAACTGCTCAACGAGGCCGCGGCGATCGGCGCCGACGCCGGCATGCGCGTCGGCTATCACAACCATGCGCACGAACTCGAGGCCGTGTTCGACGGCGTCACGGGACTGGAGATCCTCGCGGAGAGGCTCGACGAGCGCGTCGTGCTGGAGGTCGACCTGTACTGGGTCGCGCGGGGCGGGGTCGACCCGGTCGCGCTGCTGGAGAGGCTCGGCACGCGCGTCATCGCGGTCCACGCGAAGGATGGCACACTCGACCCGGCGCTGCTGGACGCATACCCGCCGGCGGATCAGGTCCCCGCCGGTGACGGCGTCGTGCCGCTGCGGGAGGCGATCGCCGCCGCGCCCGCGCTGGAGCTCGCGATCGTGGAGTTCGACCACTACGACGGCGACCTGTTCGACGCGATCACCCGCAGCCGGGTCTTCCTCGACGCCGAGGTCGCCCGCTGA